The Mytilus trossulus isolate FHL-02 chromosome 3, PNRI_Mtr1.1.1.hap1, whole genome shotgun sequence genome contains a region encoding:
- the LOC134711616 gene encoding malignant fibrous histiocytoma-amplified sequence 1 homolog isoform X1, translated as MNRRKPSVQVDKPIPQKKSRKVTIVRELSPLMSHVGFQGGRHLHPDRLPTKQHDATVSLRIFDTKEETIENVQKYSDSLKRLLVSGIHLKTVPESLIDRLTHLEKLDLSNNQLGDGAIPDDMKKLEKLSDLALNNNKLTKVPPAIKRLKYLARLDLSTNGLDSLKGLEKNRRMQILVLDNNKVSNVFPDISHMQRLEVLKCKDNVVKEIECDVRNLRSLRDLDLSGNSIVVLPSDVFFLPKLEYLSASQNKISKVPVFNIKVNNKHEISDIDLSGNKITKFPGHLLRICKRTDLSSNKIKNLNINSLKNLERDPDKDLIIDDNPLVFPPADMQDLRSMMIYMHEERLKMKVYRGVKVVVLGSHQSGKTSLIQSLIDQQGVLSEDVHEAGAGIESYDMSIDYEPEGDEEQGKSLNLCIWDFCGHAFYRYPHYLFFEQPSIAILTFDMKAYSSEEFDDLIASWFDWMMAKTNKIVTILVGTHGDLLTKAQQNDVIEDVKKQLAEYKETRARSINERIQAFRKPGMKLSKALSEHLVVLSKLQYSFDHLRVPNTIIMTSSKQFLGFDLLRQEIEKLARSDNFPNVMQEIKTFWVDAEDYIEEKGVTMVQPVMTFEEFRNEVDEKFGMRRMINAMTEYLHEKGKVLNFAQTPSLKEYVFVRPLWLFELLRQIYHHDISNVLSYEKTNSFKAVGMSTNRFERTKSELLSEGVIDRELLQGMIGDLVPTDMNEIFDDVIKILLEGFCIGYPVAKLKESSQGTAKYNYHVKQDDKGKTKIQKILIPWLRKCGEPEDMKEKWQRLSERKNIRVLCKFPIYFPPGFFETLCIRIHQKKTRTDYPDKTKKMDSQEKVKMNLMAHWGGGIHARNDEHKVHIKIHYVPGGDNVGTDLLFELRADIIDIEKEDEASPGTMWNLVYPLLFEFEETIKSYEGSILVERRVCCPLCNSPSFVGEWQQPKQLQTELQDNLQRKCEACKEMVETDYLIQPRGQKTDDVLKEIIKQRQKRRAAVADQKSLADLIDQENRQYTTPSPSGRRSRGAMLPTPDLSQLQLLQSKFASPEAEDDGENTEEPRQNGFPIETLHNNIDTPSNSAYQDLSDLDEVDIEQEVNNDACDNDDDISPGAYGYDEYTQTSPQTNISR; from the exons ATGAATAGGCGAAAGCCTTCTGTACAAGTGGACAAGCCCATCCCACAAAAGAAGTCGCGGAAGGTTACAATCGTGAGGGAATTGTCACCTTTAATGTCACACGTCGGTTTCCAAGGAGGACGCCATTTACACCCAGATCGACTTCCTACAAAACAACACGATGCAACTGTATCACTTCGTATATTTGATACGAAAGAAGAAACGAtagaaaatgttcaaaaatattcagACTCTCTTAAAAGATTACTCGTATCAGGAATTCATCTGAAAACTGTACCGGAAAGTTTAATAGATCGTCTTACTCATTTAGAGAAGTTAGATTTAAGCAATAACCAGTTAGGAGATGGTGCTATTCCAGATGACatgaaaaaacttgaaaaactgTCTGATCTAGCCTTAAACAATAATAAGTTGACAAAGGTTCCACCTGCAATTAAACGACTCAAATACCTAGCCAGATTAGACTTAAGTACAAATGGGTTAGACAGTCTAAAAGGTCTTGAAAAGAATAGAAGAATGCAAATACTAGTGTTAGACAATAACAAAGTATCTAATGTCTTCCCAGATATCAGTCATATGCAAAGGTTAGAAGTTCTAAAATGTAAAGACAATGTGGTCAAAGAGATTGAGTGTGATGTGCGGAACCTCAGGTCGTTGCGAGATCTGGACCTTTCAGGGAATAGTATAGTAGTGCTTCCGTCTGATGTGTTTTTCCTACCCAAACTAGAATATTTAAGTGCtagtcaaaataaaatttccaaAGTGCCTGTGTTCAATATCAAAGTGAATAACAAACATGAGATCTCTGACATTGATTTGTCTGgaaacaaaatcacaaaattccCAGGTCATCTTTTACGAATATGCAAAAGGACGGATCTTAGtagcaataaaataaaaaatctaaatatcaacTCACTTAAAAATTTAGAACGAGACCCGGATAAAGATCTCATTATTGATGACAATCCTCTTGTTTTCCCACCAGCAGACATGCAAGATCTACGCTCAATGATGATTTATATGCACGAAGAGAgattaaaaatgaaagtgtaTCGTGGTGTTAAAGTTGTTGTTTTGGGTTCACACCAAAGCGGCAAGACAAGCCTAATTCAGTCTTTGATAGACCAGCAAGGGGTTTTGTCAGAAGATGTACACGAAGCTGGTGCTGGAATAGAATCTTATGATATGAGTATCGACTACGAACCAGAAGGAGATGAAGAACAAGGCAAATCGCTCAATTTATGTATATGGGACTTCTGTGGTCATGCCTTTTACAGATATCCGCACTACCTCTTTTTTGAACAACCATCCATTGCAATTTTAACGTTTGATATGAAGGCGTATTCTTCTGAGGAATTTGACGATTTAATAGCTTCTTGGTTTGACTGGATGATggcaaagacaaacaaaatagtAACAATTTTGGTTGGTACACATGGAGATTTGTTGACTAAAGCGCAGCAAAACGACGTCATTGAAGATGTTAAAAAACAATTAGCAGAGTACAAGGAAACGAGAGCTAGATCAATAAATGAAAGGATACAAGCTTTCCGAAAACCAGGAATGAAACTCTCAAAGGCTCTTTCTGAACATTTAGTCGTTCTCTCTAAATTGCAATATTCATTTGATCATTTACGAGTTCCAAACACAATCATCATGACGAGTTCGAAGCAATTTCTTGGATTTGATTTATTGCGACAGGAAATAGAAAAGCTAGCAAGATCTGACAACTTTCCAAACGTAATGCAAGAGATAAAAACGTTCTGGGTAGATGCAGAGGATTACATCGAAGAAAAAGGTGTTACTATGGTACAACCAGTGATGACATTTGAAGAGTTCCGAAATGAAGTTGATGAAAAGTTCGGAATGCGCAGAATGATAAATGCTATGACAGAATATCTGCACGAAAAGGGAAAGGTTCTTAATTTCGCTCAAACACCTTCCTTGAAAGAATATGTATTTGTGAGACCGTTGTGGTTATTCGAATTACTTAGACAAATATATCATCACgatatatcaaatgttttatcataCGAGAAGACAAACTCTTTCAAAGCTGTTGGAATGAGCACTAACAGGTTTGAAAGAACAAAAAGCGAGTTGCTTTCTGAAGGAGTAATAGACCGTGAATTACTTCAAGGAATGATCGGCGATTTAGTTCCAACagatatgaatgaaatatttgatgacGTTATCAAAATTCTTTTGGAAGGATTTTGTATCGGATACCCAGTTGCAAAGCTTAAAGAAAGTTCTCAGGGCACtgcaaaatataattatcatgTTAAGCAAGATGACAAAGGGAAAACGAAAATACAGAAAATTCTCATTCCATGGCTACGCAAATGTGGTGAACCAGAAGATATGAAAGAGAAATGGCAGAGATTGTCAGAAAGAAAGAATATTCGTGTTTTATGCAAATTTCCAATTTATTTTCCTCCAGGATTTTTCGAAACCTTATGCATTCGAATTCACCAAAAGAAAACGAGAACAGATTATCCGGACAAAACTAAGAAAATGGATTCTCAGGAAAAAGTTAAGATGAATTTAATGGCGCATTGGGGAGGAGGGATACATGCAAGGAATGATGAACATAAAGTTCATATAAAGATTCATTACGTACCTGGTGGAGATAATGTTGGTACTGATTTATTGTTTGAATTGCGAGCAGACATCATTGACATTGAAAAAGAGGATGAAGCTTCGCCTGGTACAATGTGGAACCTCGTTTATCCTTTATTGTTTGAGTTTGAAGAAACTATAAAGAGTTATGAAGGTA GTATTTTGGTAGAAAGGAGAGTATGTTGCCCTCTTTGTAATAGCCCATCCTTTGTTGGTGAGTGGCAGCAACCTAAACAGTTACAAACAGAATTACAAGACAATCTACAAAGGAAATGTGAAGCATGTAAAGAAATGGTTGAAACAGATTATCTTATACAACCACGTGGACAAAAAACAG ATGATGTCTTGAAAGAAATAATCAAACAAAGACAGAAAAGAAGAGCTGCTGTCGCAGACCAGAAGTCTCTAGCTGATCTCATTGACCAAGAAAACAGACAATACACAACACCATCACCATCTGGACGGCGCAGTCGCGGTGCAATGCTTCCTACACCAGATTTGTCAcaacttcaacttcttcaatcTAAATTCGCTTCACCGGAAGCAGAAGACGACGGAGAAAACACAGAGGAACCAAGACAAAATGGCTTTCCTATAGAAACTTTGCATAACAATATAGATACTCCATCGAATTCTGCTTATCAAGATCTGTCTGATTTGGACGAGGTAGACATTGAACAAGAAGTAAATAATGACGCATGTGACAATGATGACGATATCTCGCCTGGTGCATATGGATATGACGAATATACACAGACAAGCCCACAAACTAATATATCAcgttag
- the LOC134711616 gene encoding malignant fibrous histiocytoma-amplified sequence 1 homolog isoform X2, producing MNRRKPSVQVDKPIPQKKSRKVTIVRELSPLMSHVGFQGGRHLHPDRLPTKQHDATVSLRIFDTKEETIENVQKYSDSLKRLLVSGIHLKTVPESLIDRLTHLEKLDLSNNQLGDGAIPDDMKKLEKLSDLALNNNKLTKVPPAIKRLKYLARLDLSTNGLDSLKGLEKNRRMQILVLDNNKVSNVFPDISHMQRLEVLKCKDNVVKEIECDVRNLRSLRDLDLSGNSIVVLPSDVFFLPKLEYLSASQNKISKVPVFNIKVNNKHEISDIDLSGNKITKFPGHLLRICKRTDLSSNKIKNLNINSLKNLERDPDKDLIIDDNPLVFPPADMQDLRSMMIYMHEERLKMKVYRGVKVVVLGSHQSGKTSLIQSLIDQQGVLSEDVHEAGAGIESYDMSIDYEPEGDEEQGKSLNLCIWDFCGHAFYRYPHYLFFEQPSIAILTFDMKAYSSEEFDDLIASWFDWMMAKTNKIVTILVGTHGDLLTKAQQNDVIEDVKKQLAEYKETRARSINERIQAFRKPGMKLSKALSEHLVVLSKLQYSFDHLRVPNTIIMTSSKQFLGFDLLRQEIEKLARSDNFPNVMQEIKTFWVDAEDYIEEKGVTMVQPVMTFEEFRNEVDEKFGMRRMINAMTEYLHEKGKVLNFAQTPSLKEYVFVRPLWLFELLRQIYHHDISNVLSYEKTNSFKAVGMSTNRFERTKSELLSEGVIDRELLQGMIGDLVPTDMNEIFDDVIKILLEGFCIGYPVAKLKESSQGTAKYNYHVKQDDKGKTKIQKILIPWLRKCGEPEDMKEKWQRLSERKNIRVLCKFPIYFPPGFFETLCIRIHQKKTRTDYPDKTKKMDSQEKVKMNLMAHWGGGIHARNDEHKVHIKIHYVPGGDNVGTDLLFELRADIIDIEKEDEASPGTMWNLVYPLLFEFEETIKSYEGILVERRVCCPLCNSPSFVGEWQQPKQLQTELQDNLQRKCEACKEMVETDYLIQPRGQKTDDVLKEIIKQRQKRRAAVADQKSLADLIDQENRQYTTPSPSGRRSRGAMLPTPDLSQLQLLQSKFASPEAEDDGENTEEPRQNGFPIETLHNNIDTPSNSAYQDLSDLDEVDIEQEVNNDACDNDDDISPGAYGYDEYTQTSPQTNISR from the exons ATGAATAGGCGAAAGCCTTCTGTACAAGTGGACAAGCCCATCCCACAAAAGAAGTCGCGGAAGGTTACAATCGTGAGGGAATTGTCACCTTTAATGTCACACGTCGGTTTCCAAGGAGGACGCCATTTACACCCAGATCGACTTCCTACAAAACAACACGATGCAACTGTATCACTTCGTATATTTGATACGAAAGAAGAAACGAtagaaaatgttcaaaaatattcagACTCTCTTAAAAGATTACTCGTATCAGGAATTCATCTGAAAACTGTACCGGAAAGTTTAATAGATCGTCTTACTCATTTAGAGAAGTTAGATTTAAGCAATAACCAGTTAGGAGATGGTGCTATTCCAGATGACatgaaaaaacttgaaaaactgTCTGATCTAGCCTTAAACAATAATAAGTTGACAAAGGTTCCACCTGCAATTAAACGACTCAAATACCTAGCCAGATTAGACTTAAGTACAAATGGGTTAGACAGTCTAAAAGGTCTTGAAAAGAATAGAAGAATGCAAATACTAGTGTTAGACAATAACAAAGTATCTAATGTCTTCCCAGATATCAGTCATATGCAAAGGTTAGAAGTTCTAAAATGTAAAGACAATGTGGTCAAAGAGATTGAGTGTGATGTGCGGAACCTCAGGTCGTTGCGAGATCTGGACCTTTCAGGGAATAGTATAGTAGTGCTTCCGTCTGATGTGTTTTTCCTACCCAAACTAGAATATTTAAGTGCtagtcaaaataaaatttccaaAGTGCCTGTGTTCAATATCAAAGTGAATAACAAACATGAGATCTCTGACATTGATTTGTCTGgaaacaaaatcacaaaattccCAGGTCATCTTTTACGAATATGCAAAAGGACGGATCTTAGtagcaataaaataaaaaatctaaatatcaacTCACTTAAAAATTTAGAACGAGACCCGGATAAAGATCTCATTATTGATGACAATCCTCTTGTTTTCCCACCAGCAGACATGCAAGATCTACGCTCAATGATGATTTATATGCACGAAGAGAgattaaaaatgaaagtgtaTCGTGGTGTTAAAGTTGTTGTTTTGGGTTCACACCAAAGCGGCAAGACAAGCCTAATTCAGTCTTTGATAGACCAGCAAGGGGTTTTGTCAGAAGATGTACACGAAGCTGGTGCTGGAATAGAATCTTATGATATGAGTATCGACTACGAACCAGAAGGAGATGAAGAACAAGGCAAATCGCTCAATTTATGTATATGGGACTTCTGTGGTCATGCCTTTTACAGATATCCGCACTACCTCTTTTTTGAACAACCATCCATTGCAATTTTAACGTTTGATATGAAGGCGTATTCTTCTGAGGAATTTGACGATTTAATAGCTTCTTGGTTTGACTGGATGATggcaaagacaaacaaaatagtAACAATTTTGGTTGGTACACATGGAGATTTGTTGACTAAAGCGCAGCAAAACGACGTCATTGAAGATGTTAAAAAACAATTAGCAGAGTACAAGGAAACGAGAGCTAGATCAATAAATGAAAGGATACAAGCTTTCCGAAAACCAGGAATGAAACTCTCAAAGGCTCTTTCTGAACATTTAGTCGTTCTCTCTAAATTGCAATATTCATTTGATCATTTACGAGTTCCAAACACAATCATCATGACGAGTTCGAAGCAATTTCTTGGATTTGATTTATTGCGACAGGAAATAGAAAAGCTAGCAAGATCTGACAACTTTCCAAACGTAATGCAAGAGATAAAAACGTTCTGGGTAGATGCAGAGGATTACATCGAAGAAAAAGGTGTTACTATGGTACAACCAGTGATGACATTTGAAGAGTTCCGAAATGAAGTTGATGAAAAGTTCGGAATGCGCAGAATGATAAATGCTATGACAGAATATCTGCACGAAAAGGGAAAGGTTCTTAATTTCGCTCAAACACCTTCCTTGAAAGAATATGTATTTGTGAGACCGTTGTGGTTATTCGAATTACTTAGACAAATATATCATCACgatatatcaaatgttttatcataCGAGAAGACAAACTCTTTCAAAGCTGTTGGAATGAGCACTAACAGGTTTGAAAGAACAAAAAGCGAGTTGCTTTCTGAAGGAGTAATAGACCGTGAATTACTTCAAGGAATGATCGGCGATTTAGTTCCAACagatatgaatgaaatatttgatgacGTTATCAAAATTCTTTTGGAAGGATTTTGTATCGGATACCCAGTTGCAAAGCTTAAAGAAAGTTCTCAGGGCACtgcaaaatataattatcatgTTAAGCAAGATGACAAAGGGAAAACGAAAATACAGAAAATTCTCATTCCATGGCTACGCAAATGTGGTGAACCAGAAGATATGAAAGAGAAATGGCAGAGATTGTCAGAAAGAAAGAATATTCGTGTTTTATGCAAATTTCCAATTTATTTTCCTCCAGGATTTTTCGAAACCTTATGCATTCGAATTCACCAAAAGAAAACGAGAACAGATTATCCGGACAAAACTAAGAAAATGGATTCTCAGGAAAAAGTTAAGATGAATTTAATGGCGCATTGGGGAGGAGGGATACATGCAAGGAATGATGAACATAAAGTTCATATAAAGATTCATTACGTACCTGGTGGAGATAATGTTGGTACTGATTTATTGTTTGAATTGCGAGCAGACATCATTGACATTGAAAAAGAGGATGAAGCTTCGCCTGGTACAATGTGGAACCTCGTTTATCCTTTATTGTTTGAGTTTGAAGAAACTATAAAGAGTTATGAAG GTATTTTGGTAGAAAGGAGAGTATGTTGCCCTCTTTGTAATAGCCCATCCTTTGTTGGTGAGTGGCAGCAACCTAAACAGTTACAAACAGAATTACAAGACAATCTACAAAGGAAATGTGAAGCATGTAAAGAAATGGTTGAAACAGATTATCTTATACAACCACGTGGACAAAAAACAG ATGATGTCTTGAAAGAAATAATCAAACAAAGACAGAAAAGAAGAGCTGCTGTCGCAGACCAGAAGTCTCTAGCTGATCTCATTGACCAAGAAAACAGACAATACACAACACCATCACCATCTGGACGGCGCAGTCGCGGTGCAATGCTTCCTACACCAGATTTGTCAcaacttcaacttcttcaatcTAAATTCGCTTCACCGGAAGCAGAAGACGACGGAGAAAACACAGAGGAACCAAGACAAAATGGCTTTCCTATAGAAACTTTGCATAACAATATAGATACTCCATCGAATTCTGCTTATCAAGATCTGTCTGATTTGGACGAGGTAGACATTGAACAAGAAGTAAATAATGACGCATGTGACAATGATGACGATATCTCGCCTGGTGCATATGGATATGACGAATATACACAGACAAGCCCACAAACTAATATATCAcgttag
- the LOC134711616 gene encoding malignant fibrous histiocytoma-amplified sequence 1 homolog isoform X5 codes for MNRRKPSVQVDKPIPQKKSRKVTIVRELSPLMSHVGFQGGRHLHPDRLPTKQHDATVSLRIFDTKEETIENVQKYSDSLKRLLVSGIHLKTVPESLIDRLTHLEKLDLSNNQLGDGAIPDDMKKLEKLSDLALNNNKLTKVPPAIKRLKYLARLDLSTNGLDSLKGLEKNRRMQILVLDNNKVSNVFPDISHMQRLEVLKCKDNVVKEIECDVRNLRSLRDLDLSGNSIVVLPSDVFFLPKLEYLSASQNKISKVPVFNIKVNNKHEISDIDLSGNKITKFPGHLLRICKRTDLSSNKIKNLNINSLKNLERDPDKDLIIDDNPLVFPPADMQDLRSMMIYMHEERLKMKVYRGVKVVVLGSHQSGKTSLIQSLIDQQGVLSEDVHEAGAGIESYDMSIDYEPEGDEEQGKSLNLCIWDFCGHAFYRYPHYLFFEQPSIAILTFDMKAYSSEEFDDLIASWFDWMMAKTNKIVTILVGTHGDLLTKAQQNDVIEDVKKQLAEYKETRARSINERIQAFRKPGMKLSKALSEHLVVLSKLQYSFDHLRVPNTIIMTSSKQFLGFDLLRQEIEKLARSDNFPNVMQEIKTFWVDAEDYIEEKGVTMVQPVMTFEEFRNEVDEKFGMRRMINAMTEYLHEKGKVLNFAQTPSLKEYVFVRPLWLFELLRQIYHHDISNVLSYEKTNSFKAVGMSTNRFERTKSELLSEGVIDRELLQGMIGDLVPTDMNEIFDDVIKILLEGFCIGYPVAKLKESSQGTAKYNYHVKQDDKGKTKIQKILIPWLRKCGEPEDMKEKWQRLSERKNIRVLCKFPIYFPPGFFETLCIRIHQKKTRTDYPDKTKKMDSQEKVKMNLMAHWGGGIHARNDEHKVHIKIHYVPGGDNVGTDLLFELRADIIDIEKEDEASPGTMWNLVYPLLFEFEETIKSYEGSILVERRVCCPLCNSPSFVGEWQQPKQLQTELQDNLQRKCEACKEMVETDYLIQPRGQKTVFEMMSMLKKR; via the exons ATGAATAGGCGAAAGCCTTCTGTACAAGTGGACAAGCCCATCCCACAAAAGAAGTCGCGGAAGGTTACAATCGTGAGGGAATTGTCACCTTTAATGTCACACGTCGGTTTCCAAGGAGGACGCCATTTACACCCAGATCGACTTCCTACAAAACAACACGATGCAACTGTATCACTTCGTATATTTGATACGAAAGAAGAAACGAtagaaaatgttcaaaaatattcagACTCTCTTAAAAGATTACTCGTATCAGGAATTCATCTGAAAACTGTACCGGAAAGTTTAATAGATCGTCTTACTCATTTAGAGAAGTTAGATTTAAGCAATAACCAGTTAGGAGATGGTGCTATTCCAGATGACatgaaaaaacttgaaaaactgTCTGATCTAGCCTTAAACAATAATAAGTTGACAAAGGTTCCACCTGCAATTAAACGACTCAAATACCTAGCCAGATTAGACTTAAGTACAAATGGGTTAGACAGTCTAAAAGGTCTTGAAAAGAATAGAAGAATGCAAATACTAGTGTTAGACAATAACAAAGTATCTAATGTCTTCCCAGATATCAGTCATATGCAAAGGTTAGAAGTTCTAAAATGTAAAGACAATGTGGTCAAAGAGATTGAGTGTGATGTGCGGAACCTCAGGTCGTTGCGAGATCTGGACCTTTCAGGGAATAGTATAGTAGTGCTTCCGTCTGATGTGTTTTTCCTACCCAAACTAGAATATTTAAGTGCtagtcaaaataaaatttccaaAGTGCCTGTGTTCAATATCAAAGTGAATAACAAACATGAGATCTCTGACATTGATTTGTCTGgaaacaaaatcacaaaattccCAGGTCATCTTTTACGAATATGCAAAAGGACGGATCTTAGtagcaataaaataaaaaatctaaatatcaacTCACTTAAAAATTTAGAACGAGACCCGGATAAAGATCTCATTATTGATGACAATCCTCTTGTTTTCCCACCAGCAGACATGCAAGATCTACGCTCAATGATGATTTATATGCACGAAGAGAgattaaaaatgaaagtgtaTCGTGGTGTTAAAGTTGTTGTTTTGGGTTCACACCAAAGCGGCAAGACAAGCCTAATTCAGTCTTTGATAGACCAGCAAGGGGTTTTGTCAGAAGATGTACACGAAGCTGGTGCTGGAATAGAATCTTATGATATGAGTATCGACTACGAACCAGAAGGAGATGAAGAACAAGGCAAATCGCTCAATTTATGTATATGGGACTTCTGTGGTCATGCCTTTTACAGATATCCGCACTACCTCTTTTTTGAACAACCATCCATTGCAATTTTAACGTTTGATATGAAGGCGTATTCTTCTGAGGAATTTGACGATTTAATAGCTTCTTGGTTTGACTGGATGATggcaaagacaaacaaaatagtAACAATTTTGGTTGGTACACATGGAGATTTGTTGACTAAAGCGCAGCAAAACGACGTCATTGAAGATGTTAAAAAACAATTAGCAGAGTACAAGGAAACGAGAGCTAGATCAATAAATGAAAGGATACAAGCTTTCCGAAAACCAGGAATGAAACTCTCAAAGGCTCTTTCTGAACATTTAGTCGTTCTCTCTAAATTGCAATATTCATTTGATCATTTACGAGTTCCAAACACAATCATCATGACGAGTTCGAAGCAATTTCTTGGATTTGATTTATTGCGACAGGAAATAGAAAAGCTAGCAAGATCTGACAACTTTCCAAACGTAATGCAAGAGATAAAAACGTTCTGGGTAGATGCAGAGGATTACATCGAAGAAAAAGGTGTTACTATGGTACAACCAGTGATGACATTTGAAGAGTTCCGAAATGAAGTTGATGAAAAGTTCGGAATGCGCAGAATGATAAATGCTATGACAGAATATCTGCACGAAAAGGGAAAGGTTCTTAATTTCGCTCAAACACCTTCCTTGAAAGAATATGTATTTGTGAGACCGTTGTGGTTATTCGAATTACTTAGACAAATATATCATCACgatatatcaaatgttttatcataCGAGAAGACAAACTCTTTCAAAGCTGTTGGAATGAGCACTAACAGGTTTGAAAGAACAAAAAGCGAGTTGCTTTCTGAAGGAGTAATAGACCGTGAATTACTTCAAGGAATGATCGGCGATTTAGTTCCAACagatatgaatgaaatatttgatgacGTTATCAAAATTCTTTTGGAAGGATTTTGTATCGGATACCCAGTTGCAAAGCTTAAAGAAAGTTCTCAGGGCACtgcaaaatataattatcatgTTAAGCAAGATGACAAAGGGAAAACGAAAATACAGAAAATTCTCATTCCATGGCTACGCAAATGTGGTGAACCAGAAGATATGAAAGAGAAATGGCAGAGATTGTCAGAAAGAAAGAATATTCGTGTTTTATGCAAATTTCCAATTTATTTTCCTCCAGGATTTTTCGAAACCTTATGCATTCGAATTCACCAAAAGAAAACGAGAACAGATTATCCGGACAAAACTAAGAAAATGGATTCTCAGGAAAAAGTTAAGATGAATTTAATGGCGCATTGGGGAGGAGGGATACATGCAAGGAATGATGAACATAAAGTTCATATAAAGATTCATTACGTACCTGGTGGAGATAATGTTGGTACTGATTTATTGTTTGAATTGCGAGCAGACATCATTGACATTGAAAAAGAGGATGAAGCTTCGCCTGGTACAATGTGGAACCTCGTTTATCCTTTATTGTTTGAGTTTGAAGAAACTATAAAGAGTTATGAAGGTA GTATTTTGGTAGAAAGGAGAGTATGTTGCCCTCTTTGTAATAGCCCATCCTTTGTTGGTGAGTGGCAGCAACCTAAACAGTTACAAACAGAATTACAAGACAATCTACAAAGGAAATGTGAAGCATGTAAAGAAATGGTTGAAACAGATTATCTTATACAACCACGTGGACAAAAAACAG TTTTCGAGATGATGTCAATGTTGAAAAAGag ATGA